In the Piscinibacter sp. XHJ-5 genome, one interval contains:
- a CDS encoding VOC family protein, with the protein MVSKNTICLWYDGTALDAAKFYAETFPDSAVGALHRAPGDFPSGKQGDVLTVEFTVMGIPCLGLNGGPAFKHSEAFSFQVATEDQAETDRLWNAIVGNGGQESECGWCKDKWGLSWQITPRALMDAIADPDRAAAKRAFDAMMGMKKIDIAAIQAARRG; encoded by the coding sequence ATGGTCAGCAAGAACACGATTTGCCTCTGGTACGACGGCACCGCGTTGGACGCCGCCAAGTTCTACGCCGAGACCTTCCCGGACAGCGCCGTGGGCGCCCTTCATCGCGCGCCAGGCGACTTTCCCTCGGGCAAGCAGGGCGATGTCCTGACGGTCGAGTTCACGGTGATGGGCATTCCTTGTCTGGGCCTGAACGGAGGCCCGGCGTTCAAGCACAGCGAGGCCTTCTCGTTCCAGGTCGCGACCGAGGACCAGGCCGAAACCGACCGCTTGTGGAATGCGATCGTCGGAAACGGCGGCCAGGAAAGCGAATGCGGCTGGTGCAAGGACAAGTGGGGACTGTCGTGGCAGATCACGCCACGCGCCCTGATGGACGCGATCGCCGATCCCGATCGGGCGGCGGCCAAGCGCGCGTTCGACGCCATGATGGGAATGAAGAAGATCGACATCGCCGCGATCCAGGCGGCTCGGCGCGGCTGA
- a CDS encoding DMT family transporter — protein sequence MDLSLPLALQWILAIWTLFSIGAFIIEKLPKVIEYVRSPPPAEPAKPRKDYWIGSGAALGCAVIWAASYASLGMISSSVSTLTTNIYLLGFAAASLYIASVVYGLFNRSAAPREPVQPPSGRIALLVAANLGNFVLSVLALKYISASEAMTLTNLAPIFLAVFLWYRGKLTGKVGVVLALMLVLAGVFILNIDGTFSLKAGSNISGSVVAALAGAAFAVWTLTLDEIKGTFSGVVSRLQTLALVFFLSYVVLVTLGYAVGRLETLTTTDYVLLALNGMRVACVHLLYLFAVEKAGPLLASVLAVLMVPFTFPFDRIWNGAAITGQLVLGAFLIVVAAAGLLSDELRKARYE from the coding sequence ATGGATCTGTCCCTTCCTCTCGCGCTTCAATGGATCCTTGCGATCTGGACGCTGTTCTCGATCGGGGCGTTCATCATCGAGAAGCTGCCGAAGGTCATCGAATACGTGCGCAGCCCGCCGCCGGCGGAACCGGCAAAGCCCAGGAAGGATTACTGGATCGGCAGCGGTGCCGCGCTGGGATGCGCCGTCATCTGGGCGGCTTCATATGCCTCCCTGGGCATGATCAGCTCGTCGGTGAGCACCCTGACGACCAACATCTACCTGCTGGGATTCGCCGCCGCCTCCCTCTACATTGCGTCCGTCGTCTACGGGCTGTTCAACCGGTCGGCAGCTCCTCGAGAGCCGGTGCAGCCGCCGAGCGGCAGGATTGCCCTGCTCGTGGCAGCCAATCTCGGAAACTTCGTCCTTTCAGTGCTGGCGCTGAAGTACATCTCGGCATCCGAGGCGATGACGCTCACGAACCTCGCGCCCATCTTCCTCGCGGTCTTTCTCTGGTACCGAGGCAAGCTGACCGGAAAGGTCGGCGTCGTCCTGGCGCTGATGCTGGTGCTTGCCGGCGTGTTCATCCTCAACATCGACGGCACGTTCTCGCTCAAGGCAGGAAGCAACATCAGCGGAAGTGTCGTCGCGGCGCTGGCCGGGGCCGCGTTCGCCGTGTGGACGCTGACGCTCGACGAAATCAAGGGAACGTTCTCCGGCGTCGTCTCGCGGCTGCAGACACTGGCGCTCGTCTTCTTTCTCTCCTACGTCGTGCTGGTGACGCTGGGCTATGCCGTCGGCCGCCTCGAGACGCTGACCACCACCGACTATGTCCTGCTCGCGCTGAACGGCATGCGAGTCGCGTGTGTTCACCTGCTGTATCTCTTCGCCGTGGAAAAGGCGGGGCCCCTGCTGGCCAGCGTCCTGGCCGTGCTGATGGTCCCCTTCACCTTCCCGTTCGACCGGATCTGGAACGGAGCCGCCATCACCGGCCAACTGGTGTTGGGCGCGTTCCTGATCGTGGTGGCGGCTGCGGGCCTCTTGAGCGACGAACTGCGCAAGGCGCGCTACGAATAG
- a CDS encoding MBL fold metallo-hydrolase, which translates to MQLRFLGATGTVTGSKYLVEHDSRRLLVDCGLFQGLKQLRLRNWSSLPIPASSIDAVVLTHAHLDHSGFVPRLVELGFRGKVFSTAATADLCHLLLPDAGHLQEEEARYANRHGFSRHSPALPLYTQDSAMRALERFRVCEAGVDFEPVSGFTLRFHRAGHILGAASVHLRCGSRSILFSGDLGRSDDLVMKPPSPPDAADCVLIESTYGNRSHGREDPLAKLADVVSRTASRGGVVVVPAFAVGRAQTLLHAIQQLKAVHRIPDLPVFLNSPMAADVTALFRKHANEHRLSIEDCKAMCNGVTIVNSEEQSRELNRLRWPSIIVSASGMATGGRVVHHLKAYAPDARHAIVFAGFQAAGTRGAAMVGGARQVKVHGEWIPVRAEVVNLDGLSAHADRDGLLDWISALPHPPRHVYVTHGEPQAADALRQGIEERFGWKCSLPEYLEIANFRGF; encoded by the coding sequence ATGCAGCTGCGCTTTCTCGGTGCGACCGGCACCGTCACCGGATCGAAGTACCTGGTCGAGCACGACAGCCGGCGCCTGCTCGTCGACTGCGGGTTGTTCCAGGGCCTCAAGCAGCTGCGGCTGCGCAACTGGTCGTCGCTGCCGATCCCGGCCAGCTCGATCGATGCGGTGGTGCTCACCCATGCGCACCTGGACCACAGCGGCTTCGTCCCGCGGCTGGTGGAGCTGGGCTTTCGCGGCAAGGTGTTCTCCACCGCCGCGACCGCCGACCTGTGCCATCTGCTGCTGCCCGATGCCGGTCATCTGCAGGAAGAGGAAGCGCGCTACGCCAACCGCCACGGCTTTTCCAGGCATTCGCCTGCGCTGCCGCTGTACACGCAGGACAGCGCGATGCGCGCGCTGGAGCGCTTCCGCGTCTGCGAAGCCGGCGTCGACTTCGAGCCGGTCTCGGGATTCACCCTGCGCTTCCATCGGGCGGGCCACATCCTGGGCGCGGCCAGCGTGCACCTGCGCTGCGGCTCGCGATCCATCCTGTTTTCCGGCGACCTGGGCCGCAGCGACGACCTGGTGATGAAGCCGCCCTCGCCGCCCGACGCCGCCGACTGCGTCCTGATCGAATCGACCTACGGCAACCGCTCCCACGGCCGCGAGGACCCGCTGGCGAAGCTGGCCGATGTGGTGAGCCGCACGGCATCGCGCGGCGGCGTGGTCGTGGTCCCCGCCTTCGCGGTCGGGCGCGCGCAGACGCTGCTGCACGCGATCCAGCAGCTGAAGGCCGTCCACCGCATTCCCGACCTGCCCGTCTTCCTGAACAGCCCGATGGCCGCCGACGTGACGGCCCTCTTTCGAAAGCATGCGAACGAGCACAGGCTCTCGATCGAAGACTGCAAGGCCATGTGCAACGGGGTCACCATCGTCAACAGCGAGGAGCAGTCACGCGAGCTGAACCGGCTGCGCTGGCCGAGCATCATTGTTTCGGCCAGCGGCATGGCCACGGGCGGTCGGGTGGTGCATCACCTGAAGGCATACGCACCCGATGCGCGCCATGCCATCGTCTTCGCCGGCTTCCAGGCCGCCGGTACGCGCGGCGCAGCGATGGTGGGCGGGGCGCGGCAGGTCAAGGTCCACGGCGAGTGGATTCCGGTGCGCGCCGAGGTCGTCAACCTCGACGGGCTGTCCGCGCACGCCGACCGCGACGGCCTGCTCGACTGGATCTCCGCCCTTCCCCATCCGCCACGGCACGTGTACGTCACGCATGGAGAGCCGCAAGCCGCGGATGCCCTGCGGCAGGGCATCGAGGAGCGCTTCGGGTGGAAGTGCTCGCTGCCGGAATACCTGGAGATCGCGAACTTCCGAGGCTTCTGA
- a CDS encoding universal stress protein, protein MYPRILVPLDGSETSERGLREAVRLAARNDVTLVLLHVIDDFPTVRQLAASEPIEQLEARRRKAGEELLSHAEQLAHAADVQTESIACLAVESVPDSILETAHKTGCELIVLGTHGRSGVRRAVLGSVAERVSRHSPVPVMLVPPAS, encoded by the coding sequence ATGTACCCACGCATCCTCGTCCCGCTCGACGGCAGCGAGACGTCCGAGCGAGGCCTGCGCGAAGCGGTGCGCCTGGCGGCACGCAACGACGTGACGCTGGTGCTGCTGCACGTCATCGACGACTTTCCCACCGTGCGGCAGCTCGCCGCGAGCGAGCCGATCGAGCAGCTCGAAGCGCGGCGGCGCAAGGCCGGCGAGGAGCTGCTGAGCCACGCCGAGCAGCTCGCGCATGCGGCGGACGTCCAGACCGAGTCGATCGCCTGCCTTGCCGTCGAGTCGGTGCCCGACAGCATCCTCGAGACGGCGCACAAGACGGGTTGCGAGCTCATCGTGCTCGGCACGCACGGCCGCAGCGGCGTGCGGCGCGCCGTGCTGGGCAGCGTGGCCGAGCGTGTCTCGCGCCACAGTCCGGTCCCGGTGATGCTCGTCCCGCCGGCCAGCTGA
- a CDS encoding bifunctional acetate--CoA ligase family protein/GNAT family N-acetyltransferase yields MSIRHLEQLLEPKSVAVIGASDRPGSVGATVWRNLRAGHFAGPIRAVNPRHRTLDGEAVFERVADLPEAPDLAVLCTPPDTVPQLVTQLGSLGTRAAIVMTAGLSAAQKQATLAAARPHLLRVLGPNCLGLLTPHLGLNASFAHTDALAGEIAFVSQSGALVTAVLDWAKSRRIGFSHMVSLGERADVDFGDLLDHLASEPRTRSILLYIESIEAPRKFMSAARAAARNKPVIVVKAGRAGQGVKAAASHTGALAGSDVVFDAAIRRAGMLRVDTLQQLFTAAATLARFGANRDEALTLMTNGGGAGVMAADAAARAGIALAELGRATRERLDAVLPPTWSHANPIDIIGDAPVPRYAETLQALLADRDSGAVLFLHAPTAIVRSDDIARACAPIARQAPGRVMACWLGDSAVADARRIFRDAGVADYATPEEAVQAFGMLLTYRRNQAQLLEAPTSSEHGPPDAAAARAVIDKALAEGREMLDEVEAKQVLQAYGIPVVRTLATRPSADAAVEAAQAVGYPVALKILSRDISHKSDVGGVRLNLRDDGALRQAADDMLARVRELRPQARIAGFSVQPMADRPLAQELIVGASIDAVFGPVLMFGQGGTAVEVIADRAVALPPLNRALAAELVSRTRIAKLLAGYRDHPPARVDAIHDVLVAVSQMLADLPQLAELDINPLWADHDGVMALDARLRVSPSPCAGAQRFAILPYPAELSETLAWRERTLVLRPIRPEDEAQHLAFIRQLAPEDIRLRFFSNRRELPRTELARLVQIDYAREMAFVALLVDGDGTSDTVGVVRAIADPDNVEAEFAIIVRSDMKGQGIGHLLLDKMIRYLKASGTQRMVGEVLRENEAMRELARAHGLHADPTHSDGASVHYVLELAIAPQKAAAS; encoded by the coding sequence ATGAGCATCCGCCATCTCGAGCAGTTGCTCGAGCCGAAGTCGGTCGCGGTCATCGGTGCATCCGATCGCCCCGGCAGCGTGGGTGCCACCGTGTGGCGCAACCTGCGCGCCGGGCACTTCGCCGGCCCGATCCGGGCGGTGAACCCCAGGCACCGCACGCTCGACGGCGAGGCCGTGTTCGAGCGCGTCGCCGACCTTCCCGAAGCGCCCGACCTGGCGGTGCTGTGCACGCCGCCGGACACGGTGCCGCAGCTGGTCACGCAGCTGGGCAGCCTCGGCACGCGGGCGGCCATCGTGATGACGGCCGGCCTGAGCGCCGCGCAGAAGCAGGCGACGCTGGCCGCCGCGCGACCGCATCTGCTGCGCGTGCTCGGCCCCAACTGCCTCGGACTGCTGACGCCGCACCTCGGACTCAACGCGAGCTTTGCCCACACGGACGCCCTTGCCGGTGAAATCGCCTTCGTCTCCCAGTCGGGGGCGCTGGTCACGGCGGTGCTCGACTGGGCCAAGTCGCGGCGCATCGGCTTCTCGCACATGGTGTCGCTCGGCGAGCGCGCCGACGTCGACTTCGGCGACCTGCTGGATCACCTGGCGAGCGAGCCGCGCACCCGCTCCATCCTGCTCTACATCGAGTCCATCGAGGCGCCGCGCAAGTTCATGTCGGCGGCGCGCGCGGCCGCGCGCAACAAGCCGGTCATCGTCGTGAAGGCCGGCCGCGCCGGCCAGGGCGTGAAGGCCGCCGCGTCGCACACCGGCGCGCTGGCCGGATCCGACGTGGTGTTCGACGCGGCCATCCGCCGCGCCGGCATGCTGCGGGTGGACACGCTGCAGCAGCTCTTCACCGCCGCCGCCACGCTGGCGCGCTTCGGCGCCAACCGCGACGAGGCCCTGACGCTGATGACCAACGGCGGCGGCGCCGGCGTCATGGCGGCCGATGCCGCCGCGCGGGCCGGCATCGCGCTCGCGGAGCTCGGCCGCGCGACCCGCGAGCGGCTGGATGCCGTGCTGCCACCGACCTGGTCGCACGCCAACCCCATCGACATCATCGGCGACGCCCCGGTGCCGCGCTACGCCGAGACCCTGCAAGCCCTGCTCGCAGATCGCGACAGCGGCGCCGTGCTGTTCCTGCACGCACCCACGGCGATCGTGCGCAGCGACGACATCGCGCGCGCCTGCGCCCCGATCGCGCGCCAGGCGCCCGGCCGCGTGATGGCCTGCTGGCTGGGCGACAGCGCCGTCGCCGACGCGCGGCGCATCTTCCGGGACGCCGGCGTGGCCGACTACGCCACGCCCGAGGAGGCCGTGCAGGCCTTCGGCATGCTGCTCACCTACCGCCGCAACCAGGCGCAGCTGCTGGAGGCGCCGACGAGCAGCGAGCACGGCCCGCCGGATGCCGCGGCTGCGCGCGCCGTCATCGACAAGGCGCTCGCCGAAGGGCGCGAGATGCTCGACGAGGTCGAGGCCAAGCAGGTCCTGCAGGCTTACGGCATTCCCGTCGTGCGCACGCTCGCCACACGGCCGAGCGCCGACGCGGCGGTCGAGGCGGCGCAAGCGGTCGGCTATCCGGTCGCGCTGAAGATCCTCTCCCGCGACATCAGCCACAAGTCCGACGTGGGCGGTGTCCGGCTGAACCTGCGCGATGACGGCGCGTTGCGCCAGGCCGCCGACGACATGCTGGCGCGGGTGCGCGAGCTGCGTCCGCAGGCACGCATCGCCGGCTTCAGCGTGCAGCCGATGGCGGATCGCCCGCTGGCCCAGGAGCTGATCGTCGGCGCGAGCATCGATGCGGTGTTCGGGCCGGTGCTGATGTTCGGCCAGGGCGGCACCGCGGTGGAGGTGATCGCCGATCGCGCCGTGGCGCTGCCGCCGCTGAACCGGGCGCTGGCCGCCGAGCTGGTCTCGCGCACGCGGATCGCAAAGCTGCTGGCCGGCTATCGCGATCATCCGCCGGCCCGGGTCGATGCGATCCACGACGTGCTGGTCGCGGTATCGCAGATGCTCGCCGACCTGCCGCAGCTGGCCGAGCTCGACATCAATCCGCTGTGGGCCGACCACGACGGCGTCATGGCGCTGGACGCACGCCTGCGCGTGAGCCCGAGCCCCTGCGCCGGTGCGCAGCGCTTCGCGATCCTGCCCTACCCCGCCGAGCTGAGCGAGACGCTCGCGTGGCGCGAGCGCACCCTGGTCCTTCGCCCCATCCGTCCCGAGGACGAGGCCCAGCATTTGGCCTTCATCAGGCAGCTCGCGCCCGAGGACATCCGGCTGCGCTTCTTCAGCAACCGGCGCGAGCTGCCGCGCACCGAGCTGGCCCGGCTGGTGCAGATCGACTATGCACGCGAGATGGCGTTCGTGGCATTGCTGGTGGACGGCGACGGGACGAGCGACACGGTGGGCGTGGTGCGCGCCATTGCCGACCCCGACAACGTGGAGGCGGAGTTCGCCATCATCGTGCGCTCCGACATGAAGGGACAAGGCATCGGGCATCTGCTGCTCGACAAGATGATCCGCTACCTGAAGGCGAGCGGCACGCAGCGCATGGTCGGTGAAGTGCTGCGCGAGAACGAGGCGATGCGCGAGCTCGCGCGGGCGCATGGCCTGCACGCCGATCCGACGCATTCGGATGGCGCGTCGGTGCACTACGTGCTGGAGCTGGCCATTGCGCCGCAGAAAGCCGCCGCCTCTTGA
- a CDS encoding ornithine carbamoyltransferase — translation MMPTLQTQGHPAFDPMSPPEAGAALLAQARALQRAAQSGTTQPLLKGKNLGLLCETADAADAVLFQRAAAELGAHVSHIRPSLSEASTAHEVAHTARMLGRLYDAVECQGMPPALVTRMGEAAGVPVYGGIATAGHPTARLAEQLEGGLRADDNRRFVLQAFLLSTLA, via the coding sequence ATGATGCCGACCCTGCAAACCCAAGGCCACCCGGCCTTCGACCCCATGTCGCCCCCTGAGGCGGGCGCGGCGCTGCTCGCCCAGGCACGGGCGCTTCAGCGTGCGGCGCAGTCCGGCACCACCCAGCCGCTGCTCAAGGGGAAGAACCTGGGCTTGCTGTGCGAGACGGCGGACGCCGCCGACGCGGTGCTGTTCCAGCGCGCCGCCGCCGAGCTGGGCGCCCACGTGTCGCACATCCGGCCGAGCTTGTCGGAGGCCAGCACGGCGCACGAAGTGGCGCATACCGCCCGCATGCTGGGGCGCCTGTACGACGCGGTCGAGTGCCAAGGCATGCCGCCTGCTCTGGTCACGCGCATGGGCGAAGCCGCCGGCGTGCCGGTCTACGGCGGCATCGCCACCGCCGGCCACCCGACAGCAAGGTTGGCCGAGCAACTCGAGGGCGGCCTGCGGGCCGACGACAACCGGCGTTTCGTCCTTCAGGCCTTCCTGCTGAGCACGCTGGCATGA
- a CDS encoding Crp/Fnr family transcriptional regulator codes for MFSNAHPTAIPTLVHRGPPAPATPRVHGDVAANQRASQHIADTLKLLHDTLAPQRRVVHAGDVVYQAGERFGNLYILNSGFFKIVNLSPDGREQVVGLKFRGDWLGFDGIAHQQYSCDAVAMDTGEVWVIRYDALLAACAARPALLTVLHEAMSREIARDRDSLMSVCTLPADARVADFLRYWADSLAKRGMRTDQITLRMTRAEIGNYLGMTLETVSRALSKLARDKVIAFAEKGRRDVQIPDVGALSTFVQRCLAPAPTLQ; via the coding sequence ATGTTCAGCAACGCCCACCCGACCGCCATCCCGACGCTCGTGCATCGTGGACCGCCGGCTCCAGCCACGCCGCGCGTCCATGGCGATGTCGCGGCGAACCAGCGCGCCAGCCAGCACATCGCGGACACGCTGAAGCTGCTCCACGACACGCTGGCGCCGCAGCGTCGCGTGGTCCATGCCGGTGACGTCGTCTACCAGGCGGGCGAGCGCTTCGGCAATCTCTACATCCTCAATTCCGGCTTCTTCAAGATCGTCAACCTGTCGCCCGACGGGCGCGAGCAGGTCGTGGGCCTCAAGTTCCGCGGCGACTGGCTGGGCTTCGACGGCATCGCCCATCAGCAGTACTCGTGCGATGCGGTGGCGATGGACACCGGCGAAGTCTGGGTCATCCGCTACGACGCGCTGCTGGCGGCGTGCGCCGCGCGGCCTGCGCTGCTGACGGTGCTGCACGAGGCGATGAGCCGCGAGATCGCACGCGACCGCGACTCGCTGATGTCGGTGTGCACGCTGCCGGCGGATGCCCGGGTCGCCGACTTCCTGCGCTACTGGGCGGACTCGCTCGCCAAGCGCGGCATGCGCACCGACCAGATCACCTTGCGCATGACCCGCGCGGAAATCGGCAACTACCTCGGCATGACGCTGGAGACGGTGAGCCGCGCGCTGTCCAAGCTGGCGCGCGACAAGGTCATCGCGTTCGCCGAGAAGGGCCGGCGCGACGTGCAGATCCCCGACGTGGGCGCGTTGTCGACCTTCGTCCAGCGCTGCCTGGCGCCCGCACCGACGCTGCAGTGA
- a CDS encoding PAS domain S-box protein: MSSSDLTASLLSGIDEQSVFRTLFAAYPDALIVADRSGAILLANPAAANLLGYSVDELQGLNVDTLVPDSIRPRHASYREAYARSPRPRPMGTNMELVAKRKDGTEVMVEIALSPLQDHGLPLVVAAIRDIGAYPRVKQALQRARYSEYLAQLGRLAVDSRDPQVLLHQVPIIAAEALEVQIAMVFLLEPNRLHFRVASGVGMVDEEAVGSLLANRPDTPPGFVLAEGRPVSVPDYRSEQRFQVPKRYLDAGLLSGLAVPLSDRGRIIGALTVRSREAKRFGDDEVRFLESLSNLLATSLQRAQSEEALSHAQRLESVGQLTGGIAHDFNNLLTVISGNLQVLEELPALAQDSFAQQLVGAAARATRRGAELTGKLLAFSRRQVLQPSTVNLRLMLQSLSDMLRRTLDQRIRIEVDVPADCPPVLADPGQLESALLNIAINARDAMPAGGTLRFRAEPCMALPAEVRNEFDDPSASEDGFVAISIGDTGTGMPDEVKERAFEPFFTTKEAGRGTGLGLSTVYGFVKQSRGAIAIDSAPGQGTTLTLYIPRPWQSGAAAPDDATAVDTVPPGLNVLMVEDDAEVRAVVRTFLDALGCKVTTAISGEQALLALVPETRFDLLLTDIALGPGMRGTQLAKEAQRRFPDMAILLMSGFSAELLDADRDSPPAWELLRKPYTREELARAIARAVGPR, encoded by the coding sequence ATGAGCTCGTCGGACCTGACCGCATCGCTGCTTTCCGGCATCGACGAGCAGAGCGTCTTTCGCACGCTGTTCGCCGCCTATCCCGATGCACTGATCGTCGCCGATCGCAGCGGAGCGATTCTGCTGGCCAACCCCGCCGCCGCGAACCTGCTGGGCTATTCGGTCGACGAGCTGCAGGGGTTGAATGTCGACACGCTCGTCCCCGACAGCATCCGTCCGCGCCACGCCTCGTACCGCGAGGCCTATGCGCGCAGCCCGCGGCCCCGGCCGATGGGCACGAACATGGAGCTGGTCGCCAAGCGCAAGGACGGCACCGAGGTGATGGTCGAGATCGCGCTGAGTCCGCTGCAGGACCACGGCCTGCCGCTGGTCGTCGCGGCCATCCGCGACATCGGCGCGTATCCCCGTGTCAAGCAGGCGCTGCAGCGGGCCCGCTACAGCGAGTACCTGGCGCAGCTCGGGCGGCTGGCGGTCGACTCGCGCGATCCGCAGGTCCTGCTGCACCAGGTTCCCATCATCGCCGCCGAAGCGCTCGAAGTGCAGATCGCCATGGTCTTCCTGCTGGAACCGAATCGGCTGCATTTCCGCGTCGCCAGCGGCGTGGGCATGGTCGACGAAGAAGCGGTCGGCAGCCTGCTGGCGAACCGGCCCGACACGCCCCCCGGCTTCGTGCTCGCCGAAGGCCGCCCCGTGAGCGTGCCCGACTATCGCAGCGAACAGCGTTTCCAGGTGCCGAAGCGGTACCTGGACGCGGGCCTGCTGAGCGGTCTGGCGGTGCCGCTGTCGGACCGCGGTCGCATCATCGGCGCGCTGACCGTCCGCTCCCGCGAGGCCAAGCGCTTCGGCGACGACGAGGTGCGCTTCCTGGAATCGCTGTCCAACCTGCTGGCCACCAGCCTTCAGCGGGCGCAGTCGGAAGAAGCGCTCAGCCACGCCCAGCGATTGGAGAGCGTGGGTCAGCTCACCGGCGGCATCGCCCACGACTTCAACAACCTGCTCACCGTCATCTCGGGAAACCTGCAGGTGCTGGAGGAGCTGCCGGCCCTGGCGCAGGACAGCTTCGCACAGCAGCTCGTCGGCGCGGCCGCACGGGCCACCCGGCGCGGCGCCGAGCTCACCGGCAAGCTGCTCGCCTTCTCGAGGCGCCAGGTGCTCCAGCCGAGCACGGTCAACCTGCGCCTGATGCTGCAGTCGCTGTCGGACATGCTGCGCCGCACGCTCGACCAGCGCATCCGCATCGAGGTCGACGTGCCGGCCGACTGCCCGCCCGTGCTCGCCGATCCCGGGCAACTCGAATCCGCCCTGCTGAACATCGCGATCAACGCCCGCGACGCCATGCCCGCCGGCGGAACGCTGCGCTTCCGGGCCGAGCCTTGCATGGCCTTGCCCGCGGAGGTGCGCAACGAGTTCGACGACCCGAGCGCATCGGAGGACGGCTTCGTCGCGATCTCCATCGGCGACACCGGCACCGGCATGCCGGATGAAGTGAAGGAGCGAGCCTTCGAGCCCTTCTTCACGACGAAGGAGGCGGGACGCGGCACAGGCCTGGGCCTGAGCACGGTGTACGGCTTCGTCAAGCAGTCGCGCGGGGCCATCGCCATCGACAGCGCACCGGGTCAGGGCACGACCCTGACCCTCTACATCCCGCGGCCCTGGCAGAGCGGCGCGGCGGCGCCCGACGACGCCACGGCGGTCGACACCGTGCCGCCAGGGCTGAACGTGCTGATGGTCGAAGACGATGCCGAAGTCCGCGCCGTGGTGCGCACCTTCCTCGACGCGCTGGGCTGCAAGGTCACCACGGCCATCAGCGGCGAGCAGGCGCTGCTGGCGCTGGTGCCCGAGACGCGCTTCGACCTGCTGCTCACGGACATCGCCCTCGGTCCCGGCATGCGCGGCACGCAGCTCGCGAAGGAGGCGCAGCGGCGCTTTCCGGACATGGCCATCCTGCTGATGTCGGGCTTCTCCGCCGAGCTGCTCGACGCCGACCGTGATTCGCCGCCCGCATGGGAGCTGCTGCGCAAGCCCTACACGCGCGAGGAGCTGGCGCGGGCCATCGCCCGCGCCGTCGGCCCGCGCTGA
- a CDS encoding response regulator transcription factor — translation MNSAPHIAVLDDEVDITLLLANYLQSHGYRVTQLHSGRALMQLMAADPPALVLLDLGLPGEDGFSLARQLREHWRCGLVIVTGRGDSVDKVVGLEVGADDYVTKPFDLRELLARIKAVLRRLMPGEAPAQGAAAAAPSRDKLRFAGWELDTAARRLTSPQGNEVALTTGEFDLLCAFAQHAGRVLSRDFLLEHTRGREAGPFDRTIDVQVGRLRKKLEADAEDPQIIKSVRGAGYILVPPVTSR, via the coding sequence GTGAACTCCGCCCCCCATATCGCCGTACTCGACGACGAGGTCGACATCACCCTGCTGCTGGCCAACTACCTGCAAAGCCACGGCTACCGCGTCACGCAGCTGCACAGCGGACGCGCCCTGATGCAGCTGATGGCCGCCGACCCGCCGGCGCTGGTGCTGCTGGACCTCGGGCTCCCTGGTGAAGACGGCTTCTCCCTCGCCCGCCAGCTGCGCGAACACTGGCGGTGCGGACTGGTGATCGTCACCGGCCGCGGCGACTCGGTCGACAAGGTGGTGGGCCTGGAGGTCGGCGCGGACGACTACGTCACCAAGCCGTTCGACCTTCGCGAGCTGCTGGCGCGCATCAAGGCCGTGCTTCGGCGGCTGATGCCTGGCGAGGCGCCCGCGCAGGGCGCTGCGGCTGCCGCGCCCTCACGGGACAAGCTGCGCTTTGCCGGCTGGGAGCTCGACACCGCGGCGCGCCGCCTCACCAGCCCGCAGGGCAACGAGGTTGCGCTCACCACCGGCGAGTTCGACCTGCTGTGCGCCTTCGCGCAGCATGCGGGCCGCGTGCTGTCGCGCGACTTCCTGCTCGAGCATACCCGCGGGCGTGAAGCCGGACCCTTCGATCGCACGATCGACGTGCAGGTGGGACGGCTGCGCAAGAAGCTCGAGGCCGATGCGGAGGATCCGCAGATCATCAAGTCGGTTCGCGGCGCCGGCTACATCCTCGTGCCCCCGGTCACCTCGCGCTGA